One Defluviimonas sp. SAOS-178_SWC DNA window includes the following coding sequences:
- a CDS encoding acetylornithine deacetylase/succinyl-diaminopimelate desuccinylase family protein produces MSASLDQRLATEVAARRDDLIALTQDLIRIPTLNPPGRNYLEICEYLAERLGRGSFKVDLIRAEGALGDSAAHPRWNLVARHEGGGAGDCVHFNSHHDVVEVGHGWTREPFGGEVEGDRIYGRGSCDMKGGLAASIIAAEAFIAACPGYRGAIEISATADEESGGFGGVAYLAEQGWFSPERVQHVIIPEPLHKDRICLGHRGVWWAEIETKGRIAHGSMPFLGDCAVRHMGAVLAEMEATLFPLLATKRTEMPVIPEGAKQSTLNINSIHGGEAEQDENYTGMPAPCVPDRCRIIIDRRYLIEEDLTEVKREVTAMLERVKAERPTFDYEVRDLFDVRPTMTEKDAPIVRSTAAAIEKVLGQAAGYVVSPGTYDQKHIDRIGRLKNCIAYGPGVLDLAHQPDEWVGITDMLDSAKVMALVLAELLAP; encoded by the coding sequence ATGTCAGCTTCACTCGACCAACGCCTCGCCACCGAAGTCGCCGCCCGACGCGACGACCTGATCGCCCTGACCCAGGACCTGATCCGCATTCCGACACTGAACCCACCCGGGCGGAACTACCTCGAAATCTGCGAGTACCTCGCCGAGCGTCTTGGTCGGGGCAGCTTCAAGGTCGACCTGATCCGCGCCGAGGGGGCGCTCGGAGACAGCGCCGCCCATCCGCGCTGGAACCTCGTCGCCCGGCACGAGGGCGGGGGCGCAGGCGACTGCGTCCACTTCAACTCGCACCACGACGTCGTCGAGGTCGGCCACGGCTGGACCCGCGAGCCCTTCGGCGGAGAGGTCGAGGGCGACCGCATCTACGGCAGAGGGTCGTGCGACATGAAGGGCGGCCTTGCGGCGTCCATCATCGCCGCCGAGGCCTTCATCGCCGCCTGCCCCGGCTATCGCGGCGCCATCGAGATCAGCGCCACGGCGGACGAGGAATCCGGCGGCTTCGGCGGTGTCGCCTACCTCGCCGAACAGGGCTGGTTCTCGCCCGAACGGGTCCAGCACGTCATCATCCCCGAGCCCCTTCACAAGGACCGCATCTGCCTTGGCCACCGCGGCGTCTGGTGGGCTGAGATCGAGACCAAGGGCCGCATCGCCCACGGCTCCATGCCCTTCCTCGGCGACTGCGCCGTGCGACACATGGGGGCCGTGCTCGCCGAGATGGAGGCGACGCTCTTCCCGCTTCTCGCCACCAAGCGGACCGAGATGCCGGTGATCCCGGAAGGCGCGAAGCAATCGACGCTCAACATCAATTCGATCCACGGCGGCGAGGCCGAGCAGGACGAGAACTATACCGGGATGCCGGCCCCCTGCGTTCCCGACCGCTGCCGCATCATCATCGACCGGCGCTACCTGATCGAGGAGGACCTCACCGAGGTGAAGCGCGAGGTGACGGCGATGCTGGAACGGGTGAAGGCGGAGCGCCCGACCTTCGACTACGAGGTCCGCGACCTCTTCGATGTGCGCCCGACCATGACCGAAAAGGACGCGCCCATCGTTCGATCGACCGCCGCGGCCATCGAAAAGGTGCTGGGGCAAGCGGCGGGCTACGTCGTCTCTCCCGGCACCTACGACCAGAAGCATATCGACCGGATCGGGCGGCTGAAGAACTGCATCGCCTACGGGCCGGGCGTTCTCGACCTCGCCCATCAGCCCGACGAATGGGTGGGCATCACCGACATGCTCGACAGCGCCAAGGTCATGGCGCTTGTCCTCGCCGAACTTCTCGCGCCATAG
- the panC gene encoding pantoate--beta-alanine ligase produces the protein MRTVRDVKALRGVVAGWKAAGQSVGVVPTMGALHPGHLSLVSAARAGTDRVIATIFVNPMQFNNPEDLAKYPRTEERDAGMLAAAGVDLLFMPPPEVVYPEGFATSVRVSGLSAELEGMFRPGHFDGVATVVTKLFLMTAADRAFFGEKDWQQLQIVRRLARDLNIPVAITGCPTLREADGLAMSSRNTRLSAADRATAPALHRAMSAAGTVIRNGAPVAEALTRARQEVQRAGFGEVEYLELRGAEGLEPLQMLDRPARILAAAWLGGVRLIDNIDVTR, from the coding sequence ATGAGAACCGTCCGTGACGTGAAGGCACTCCGCGGTGTTGTCGCGGGCTGGAAGGCAGCCGGGCAGTCCGTGGGTGTCGTGCCGACGATGGGCGCGCTTCATCCCGGGCATCTGAGCCTCGTGTCGGCGGCCCGGGCCGGAACGGATCGGGTGATCGCGACGATCTTCGTGAACCCGATGCAGTTCAACAATCCCGAGGATCTCGCCAAGTATCCCCGGACCGAGGAGCGCGACGCCGGGATGCTCGCCGCCGCCGGTGTCGATCTTCTCTTCATGCCGCCGCCGGAGGTCGTCTATCCCGAGGGCTTCGCGACGAGTGTCCGCGTTTCGGGGCTCAGCGCCGAACTCGAAGGGATGTTCCGGCCCGGCCATTTCGACGGCGTGGCGACGGTGGTGACCAAGCTCTTCCTGATGACTGCGGCGGACCGGGCGTTTTTCGGCGAGAAGGACTGGCAGCAATTGCAGATCGTCCGCCGCCTCGCGCGCGATCTGAACATTCCGGTCGCCATCACCGGCTGCCCGACCCTGCGCGAGGCCGACGGGCTTGCCATGTCCTCGCGCAACACCCGGCTTTCGGCCGCCGACCGCGCCACGGCGCCGGCGCTCCACCGGGCGATGTCGGCGGCCGGCACCGTGATCCGAAACGGCGCGCCGGTAGCGGAGGCGCTGACCCGCGCGAGGCAGGAGGTGCAGCGCGCCGGCTTCGGCGAGGTCGAATACCTGGAGCTTCGCGGCGCCGAGGGGCTGGAGCCGCTTCAGATGCTGGACCGGCCCGCCCGGATCCTCGCCGCCGCCTGGCTCGGCGGGGTGCGGCTGATCGACAATATCGACGTCACGCGCTGA
- the panB gene encoding 3-methyl-2-oxobutanoate hydroxymethyltransferase: protein MSATSETKRPVPPDIRARKGGTPLVMLTAYTTPVARLVDPHCDMVLVGDSVGMVLHGLPSTLGVTMEMMILHGQAVARGLDRAMMVVDMPFGSYEEGPDQAFRNAARLMSETGAGAVKLEGGAHMAPTIGFLTQRGIPVMAHIGLTPQAVNTLGGYRVQGRGEDADRIRHDAGAVAAAGAFSVVLEKVPDALSAEITRAVDIPTVGIGASASCDGQVLVVDDMLGLFTAFRPKFVKRYAELGEEADRAIAAYAAEVRARTFPGPEHVFGEEPQRK, encoded by the coding sequence ATGAGTGCGACGAGTGAGACGAAGCGGCCTGTGCCGCCGGATATCCGCGCGCGGAAAGGCGGCACGCCACTGGTGATGCTGACCGCGTACACGACCCCGGTCGCGCGGCTCGTCGATCCTCATTGCGACATGGTCCTCGTCGGCGACAGCGTCGGCATGGTGCTGCATGGCCTGCCGTCCACGCTCGGCGTGACGATGGAGATGATGATCCTGCACGGTCAGGCCGTGGCGCGCGGGCTTGACCGGGCGATGATGGTCGTCGACATGCCCTTCGGATCCTACGAGGAGGGGCCGGACCAGGCCTTCCGCAATGCCGCGCGGCTGATGTCCGAAACCGGGGCAGGGGCGGTCAAGCTCGAAGGCGGGGCGCATATGGCGCCGACAATCGGGTTTCTCACCCAGCGCGGCATCCCGGTGATGGCCCATATCGGATTGACGCCGCAAGCGGTCAACACGCTCGGCGGTTACCGGGTTCAGGGCCGGGGCGAAGATGCCGACCGCATCCGCCACGACGCCGGTGCGGTCGCCGCCGCCGGGGCCTTTTCGGTCGTTCTCGAAAAGGTTCCCGATGCGCTTTCGGCCGAGATCACCCGGGCGGTCGATATTCCGACCGTGGGCATCGGTGCCTCGGCGTCCTGCGACGGGCAGGTGCTGGTCGTGGACGACATGCTCGGCCTCTTCACGGCGTTCCGGCCGAAATTCGTCAAGCGCTATGCGGAGCTTGGCGAAGAGGCCGACCGCGCCATCGCCGCCTATGCGGCCGAGGTGCGGGCGCGCACCTTCCCCGGCCCCGAACATGTCTTCGGCGAGGAGCCCCAGCGCAAATGA
- a CDS encoding ABC transporter substrate-binding protein: MLDRLTTTAAALALMTGAALAAQDTITLGMVLEPPNLDPTGGAAAAIDEVVYANIFEGLTRFGPDGSVRPALAESWDVDAEGKVYTFHLHAGVTFHDGTTMDAEDVKFSLDRARAEDSTNAQKALFAGIADVTVVDPLTVQVTLSDPNGNFPYNMAWSDAVIVAPESIATDATNPIGTGPFKFSGWVQGDRIEIVRNDAYWGEPVALSKATFRFISDPTAAFAAMMAGDVDAFPNFPAPETLPQLAADPRFKVIVGSTEGETILAMNNKEPPLDNVKVREAIAHAINRQDIIDGAMFGYGTPIGTHFAPHNPDYEDLTALSAYAPEKSKALLAEAGVSDLKLRLALPPPTYARRGGEIIAAQLAAVGIQTEITNVEWAQWLEQVFKGKDFDLTIVSHTEPMDINIYARPDYYFQYGKPEFVALMDKLNLTTDPEGRSALLKEAQEMIAKDYVNAYLFQLAKTGVANAKIEGLWENSPTQANDLTAVHWVD, translated from the coding sequence ATGCTCGACCGTCTGACAACAACCGCTGCCGCGCTGGCGCTGATGACCGGGGCGGCGCTGGCCGCGCAGGACACGATCACCCTCGGCATGGTGCTGGAGCCACCCAACCTCGACCCGACCGGCGGCGCCGCGGCGGCCATCGACGAGGTGGTCTATGCCAACATCTTCGAGGGGCTCACCCGGTTCGGCCCCGACGGCTCGGTGCGCCCGGCGCTGGCCGAAAGCTGGGATGTGGATGCCGAGGGCAAGGTCTACACCTTCCACCTGCATGCCGGTGTGACCTTCCATGACGGCACGACGATGGACGCCGAGGACGTGAAGTTCTCGCTCGACCGCGCGCGGGCGGAGGACAGTACCAACGCGCAGAAGGCGCTTTTCGCCGGCATCGCGGATGTCACGGTCGTCGACCCCCTGACGGTTCAGGTGACGCTCTCGGACCCGAACGGCAACTTCCCCTACAACATGGCCTGGAGCGACGCGGTGATCGTCGCGCCGGAATCGATCGCGACCGATGCCACCAACCCCATCGGAACCGGCCCCTTCAAGTTCTCCGGCTGGGTGCAGGGGGACCGGATCGAGATCGTCCGCAATGACGCCTATTGGGGCGAACCGGTGGCACTTTCCAAGGCCACCTTCCGCTTCATCTCCGACCCGACGGCGGCCTTCGCCGCGATGATGGCGGGTGACGTGGACGCCTTCCCGAACTTTCCCGCGCCGGAAACGCTGCCGCAGCTGGCCGCCGATCCGCGCTTCAAGGTCATCGTCGGCTCGACCGAGGGCGAGACGATCCTGGCGATGAACAACAAGGAGCCGCCCTTGGACAACGTGAAGGTGCGCGAGGCGATCGCCCACGCGATCAACCGTCAGGACATCATCGACGGCGCGATGTTCGGCTATGGCACACCCATCGGCACCCATTTCGCCCCGCACAATCCGGACTACGAGGATCTGACGGCACTGTCGGCCTACGCCCCCGAGAAGTCGAAGGCGCTTCTGGCCGAGGCCGGGGTTTCCGACCTGAAACTCCGCCTCGCGCTGCCGCCCCCGACTTACGCCCGGCGTGGGGGTGAGATCATCGCCGCGCAGCTGGCAGCCGTCGGCATCCAGACCGAGATCACCAATGTCGAATGGGCGCAGTGGCTTGAACAGGTGTTCAAGGGCAAGGATTTCGACCTGACCATCGTCAGCCATACCGAACCCATGGACATCAACATCTACGCCCGGCCCGACTATTATTTCCAGTACGGCAAGCCCGAATTCGTAGCGCTGATGGACAAGCTGAACCTCACGACCGACCCCGAAGGCCGCTCCGCACTGTTAAAGGAAGCGCAGGAGATGATCGCGAAGGACTACGTCAACGCCTACCTCTTCCAGCTCGCCAAGACCGGTGTGGCGAATGCGAAGATCGAGGGGCTGTGGGAAAACTCGCCAACCCAGGCGAATGACCTGACAGCGGTGCATTGGGTCGACTGA
- a CDS encoding class I SAM-dependent methyltransferase codes for MSETSRHDAWQGGSNYDTYMGRWSRQIAARFVGWLEVPPGKDWLEVGCGTGALTRAVLEGAGPRTILSVDTSEDFVRHAARECPDPRATFQTGDGQRLDLPDRSRDAVVSGLVLNFVPDKGAMLAEMVRIARPGGRLGFYVWDYPAGGVGFIHAFWRAAAALDPAAETLSEDRRFPDCTREALAGLASGAWGPEAEVVAVEVPTPFASFEDFWHPFTLGAGPAPGYCAGLSPDAREKLRRKLDADLPRAPDGSIPLSARAWAVRASAPV; via the coding sequence ATGTCCGAAACATCGCGTCACGACGCCTGGCAGGGCGGCAGCAATTACGACACTTACATGGGCCGGTGGAGCCGTCAGATCGCTGCGCGGTTCGTGGGCTGGCTTGAGGTTCCGCCGGGAAAAGACTGGCTCGAGGTCGGCTGCGGCACCGGGGCGTTGACCCGCGCGGTGCTGGAGGGTGCGGGGCCGCGCACCATCCTTTCGGTCGACACGTCTGAAGATTTCGTGCGCCACGCCGCGCGTGAATGTCCCGATCCGAGGGCCACGTTCCAGACCGGCGACGGCCAGCGGCTCGACCTGCCGGACCGAAGCCGCGATGCCGTCGTCTCGGGCCTTGTCCTCAATTTCGTTCCCGACAAGGGCGCAATGCTTGCCGAGATGGTTCGGATCGCCCGGCCCGGTGGGCGGCTCGGCTTCTACGTCTGGGATTACCCCGCAGGAGGTGTCGGCTTCATCCACGCGTTCTGGCGCGCCGCCGCCGCGCTTGACCCCGCCGCCGAGACGCTGTCGGAGGACCGCCGCTTTCCCGACTGCACGCGGGAAGCGCTGGCCGGGCTTGCATCCGGGGCGTGGGGGCCGGAGGCCGAGGTCGTCGCGGTCGAGGTTCCGACGCCGTTCGCGAGCTTCGAGGATTTCTGGCATCCCTTCACGCTCGGCGCCGGGCCAGCGCCGGGATATTGCGCGGGGCTTTCACCCGACGCACGGGAAAAACTGCGCCGGAAACTCGACGCCGATCTGCCGCGCGCGCCCGATGGCAGCATCCCGCTATCCGCCCGCGCCTGGGCCGTGAGGGCAAGTGCCCCCGTCTAG
- a CDS encoding cupin domain-containing protein codes for MSGFVRLTPSAASAETDRPAPEKVISGDPVHTTWNVEERDGLYCGIWESTPGKWRISYDEWEYCRILSGRSVITDANGAEHRLGPGDSFILRPGFSGTWEVIETTRKDYVIRL; via the coding sequence ATGTCCGGTTTTGTCCGCCTCACCCCTTCCGCCGCCTCAGCCGAAACCGACCGTCCCGCGCCGGAAAAGGTGATCTCGGGCGACCCGGTCCACACCACCTGGAACGTCGAGGAGCGGGACGGCCTTTATTGCGGCATCTGGGAATCTACGCCCGGCAAGTGGCGGATCAGCTACGATGAGTGGGAATATTGCCGCATCCTCTCCGGCCGCTCCGTCATCACCGACGCGAACGGGGCCGAACACAGGCTCGGCCCGGGCGACAGTTTCATTCTCCGGCCGGGTTTTTCCGGCACATGGGAAGTGATCGAGACGACGCGGAAGGACTACGTCATCCGCCTCTGA
- a CDS encoding L,D-transpeptidase, with amino-acid sequence MTVFSGVVRRLGVTRVFALLAVASLAACGAPTQQSRFDPTTGVAPAVVSPEVVARYQSVQDADVVIPAVAAGYLTGQNPRTEVFYFGPDKPGSIVVDPYARVLYHIHEGGTATRYGIAVGREGYGFSGDAVIGRKQVWPSWTPTKNMIRREPDVYGPVAGGLPGGLDNPLGARALYLYRGGRDTFYRIHGTNNASTIGRATSAGCIRLFNQDIIDLFEKVPNGTRVHVRGAAESAIAEDPMVENAHGLMVPIASLPVDVQAQIAAGNIPWPKFVPTVGVTPEDSAATDPAADPSGVFQQIN; translated from the coding sequence ATGACAGTCTTTTCAGGAGTTGTGCGGCGCCTCGGCGTCACGCGTGTTTTCGCCCTTCTTGCGGTCGCCTCGCTTGCCGCTTGCGGCGCCCCAACCCAGCAATCACGTTTCGACCCGACGACCGGCGTTGCCCCGGCCGTCGTGTCGCCCGAGGTCGTCGCCCGCTATCAGTCCGTGCAGGACGCCGACGTGGTGATCCCGGCCGTCGCGGCAGGTTACCTGACCGGGCAGAATCCGCGCACTGAGGTGTTCTACTTCGGCCCCGACAAGCCGGGCTCGATTGTCGTCGATCCCTATGCGCGGGTCCTGTACCACATTCATGAAGGGGGCACGGCGACGCGGTACGGCATCGCCGTCGGGCGCGAGGGCTACGGCTTTTCCGGCGACGCGGTGATCGGACGCAAGCAGGTCTGGCCGAGCTGGACGCCGACGAAGAACATGATCCGGCGCGAACCCGATGTCTACGGCCCGGTGGCGGGCGGCCTGCCCGGCGGGCTCGACAATCCGCTCGGCGCGCGGGCGCTTTACCTCTATCGGGGCGGGCGCGACACGTTCTACCGGATCCACGGCACCAACAACGCCTCGACGATCGGTCGCGCGACTTCGGCGGGCTGCATCCGGCTCTTCAATCAGGACATCATCGACCTCTTCGAGAAGGTGCCGAACGGAACGCGCGTCCATGTCCGTGGGGCGGCCGAATCGGCGATCGCGGAAGATCCGATGGTGGAGAACGCCCACGGGCTGATGGTGCCGATCGCCTCGCTGCCGGTCGACGTTCAGGCGCAGATCGCCGCCGGCAACATCCCCTGGCCGAAATTCGTGCCGACCGTCGGGGTGACGCCGGAGGATTCGGCCGCGACCGATCCGGCGGCCGACCCGTCTGGGGTCTTCCAGCAAATCAACTGA